A genomic region of Acipenser ruthenus chromosome 9, fAciRut3.2 maternal haplotype, whole genome shotgun sequence contains the following coding sequences:
- the LOC117973007 gene encoding aquaporin-8-like: MSLWRRRKSSLPLPQEERGSIEHFSCRPESLSTVLFTMSNLSVSEPALEKPANGSCSDVYEKYVLPCIAEFLGTAFFIFNGCASVIENTEGTGHLQPALAHGLALGIAVAIFARVSGGHMNPAVSLGAALIGGLNIFLLIPYWAAQFCGGMVGAALAKAITSDVKFFNATGAAFKSIERDEQVGSAIVAEVVMTAYLVMTVCMGTINKKSTTPLAPLCIGLSVTVGILAGGSVSGGCMNPARALGSALIANYWDYHWVYWVGPISGSLIVGLLLRVFIGDQKIRVIMT; the protein is encoded by the exons ATGTCTTTGTGGAGAAGACGGAAATCCAGCCTGCCACTTCCCCAAGAAGAAAGAGGTTCCATTGAG cattTTTCTTGTAGACCAGAGAGTCTGTCAACGGTTCTGTTCACCATGTCTAACTTGTCAGTAAGTGAGCCAGCGCTGGAGAAGCCGGCGAATGGCAGCTGTTCTGATGTGTACGAGAAGTACGTGTTGCCCTGTATAGCAGAGTTCCTGGGTACTGCCTTCTTCATCTTCAATGGATGTGCATCAGTGATTGAGAATACAGAGGGGACTGGGCATCTTCAACCTGCTCTAGCACATGGGCTGGCATTGGGAATAGCAGTAGCAATCTTTGCCAGAGTAAG TGGTGGTCACATGAACCCTGCAGTGTCCCTGGGTGCAGCGCTGATTGGTGGGCTAAACATCTTTCTGTTAATTCCTTACTGGGCAGCTCAATTTTGTGGAGGAATGGTTGGCGCTGCCTTAGCAAAG GCCATAACATCAGATGTGAAGTTTTTCAACGCAACAGGAGCAGCATTTAAGTCTATTGAACGAGATGAGCAGGTTGGCAGTGCCATTGTGGCAGAGGTGGTCATGACCGCATATTTGGTGATGACGGTCTGCATGGGCACAATAAACAAGAAGAGCACCACCCCATTAGCCCCACTGTGCATAGGTCTGTCGGTTACTGTGGGTATTCTTGCTGG aGGATCTGTATCTGGTGGGTGTATGAATCCAGCCAGAGCATTAGGATCGGCTTTGATTGCTAACTACTGGGACTATCACTGGGTCTACTGGGTAGGGCCAATATCTGGCTCTTTGATTGTGGGCCTGCTTCTCAG AGTTTTCATCGGTGATCAAAAAATACGTGTGATCATGACATGA